In the genome of Euleptes europaea isolate rEulEur1 chromosome 4, rEulEur1.hap1, whole genome shotgun sequence, the window aaggtgccatttcctccaggggaactgatctctgtcggctggagatcagttgtaatagcaggagatctccagctggtaccgggaggttggcagccctagagagcTGGTAGTGGAAGTGTTGCGCGGGAGTGCAGCTCCTCTGGGTTCAAGGAGCACCCACCCACTGAGAAGCAGTGGAAACTGAGCAGGTGGGGACTCCAAGGGGAACGGGATGATGGGACCAGAGCGGTTACTTGCGTCTGCTCCTGAGAGTGCTTCAGCAGGGGTGGGACTGGAATTAACACCAGgtgaaggagaaggggggggctCTGCAGCTCCATCTCTAGGGGGGCCGCCCCACAAAATCTTTGCTGCCGACAACACCCCCTAAGctttccctggggttgccaacctcaaaatgggtgttggagatctcttggaattataaatgctgaagctggagggtgagagattcaaaccagataaaaggaggtattttttcacacaatgcatagctaaattggggaactccctgccccaggatgtggtgatggctgccaacttggaaggcttggaggggagtggacctgttcatggaggagagggctattcatggctaatagtaaaaatggatgctagtcatgatgcacacctgttcactccagtaccagaggagcacgcctattatattaggagctgtggagcacaggcaggacaatgctgctgcagtcgtcttgtttgtggccttcctagaggcacctggttggcccctgtgtgaacagactgctggaattgatgggcctcggtctgatccagcagggctttccttatgttcttattataattacatTATAcataattatattaggtgttgtggaacgcaggcaggacaatgctgctgcagtcgtcttgtttgggggcttcctagaggcacctggttggccactgtgtgaacagactgctgaacttgatggaccttgctctgatccagcagggctattcttatgttcttattataaatatatataattatattaggtgctttggaacacaggcaggacaatgctgctgcagtcgtcatgtttgGGGGTTACCTAGAGGTGCCTGGttagccgctgtgtgaacagactgctggacttgacgggcctgggtctgatccagcagggcttttcttgttcttatgtacaactgatccccagactacagaggccAGTTTCCCTGTAGAGCATGGCAGCTTTagaagatgaactctatggcatcacatccctgctgagttccctccggAGCAGGGAGGCCTGGACATGAATCTCCATCTGGCATGGGAACTTGCTGAATTACATCGgtggccagtcactctccctcagcctcacttacctcacaaagttATCAAGAGGATAGGACGAAGAAGGAAGGACCACGCGTTCTGCTCTGAGCATCTGGGAAGGAGTATGGGATAAAATATACCAGAAGTGCCCTCGCGAACAGCAGAATAGTAGAGAACAATCATACCCTAGCTCTGCTTCTGTGTAGTCACACTGGAGATGTTCTTGCAACCGAGGAAGTGCATTGATGTGTTTGCAGCCcttaatggagagccagcgtggtgtaatggttaagagtggaggtttggagcagtggactctaatctggagaattgggtttgattcccgccTCCTCCACATTATGGGCAGACGCTagtctggtgaattgggttggttcccccactcctccacttgaagccagctggatgaccttggactagtcacagttctcccagaactctctcagccccacccacctcaccaggtgtctgttgtggggaggggaagggaaggtgattgtaagtcggtttgattcatccgtaagtggtagagaaagtcagcatataaaaaccaattcttcttcttctactacttcttcttcttctacttcttctacttcttcttctacttctacttcttcttcttcttcctctttctcttcttcttcttcttcttctatttcttcttcttctatttcttcttcttcttctatttcttcttcttcttcttcttcttcttcttcttcttcttcttcttcttctatttcttctaTTTCTCCAAAACCCACTACCTTGGATAGAGGGTTGGCTGGCAACCGGTGAGAGGGttgtggagggtgggggagcACAGCGTCACAGGACACAAATGTTAAAAAATACAGTCTTGTGTACTTTCCAGAACTACAAACCATAAAGCAAAACCATAGCGTTTCTTTTGATTCCTACAGtgaccctttgtcacttcctgtcTGAACGTCTGGTAAGCATGTGAGGTGGGCAgcgggacttggggggggggtcttctacCCCCAATGGAGGCTTAGTAGTTGTACTTGTTTCTCGCAACGGAGGGGACTCTCCAAATTAGTAATGATCATCTCTCATTCtatgttctttctctctctctctctgtgtgtgtctctccccccaccccagtactgTGATGCTCCCTTTGGTCTCCTGCTTCCGTTTGCTGCAGATGTGGCCTTTCCTTCTTCTAGCCTCAGCGGTTCCCCCGCACAGCGCTTGGTCTCTTCGGCCCCGGGGTCTTTTGGCAACCCGACTGCTCTGCAGCCATCGCAGCCCCTCAACCCCCAGATCCATTTGCCTCTGGGGCAAGACTCCGCCCCCCGAGAGAGGCTCCCACGCCCCCTCGCTACGCCAAAGGTCCACGGTTCCCAAAGGGGCCGAACGACGCGGCGCGGCACGTCTGAGGCGCCAAGCCCAGGGGAGCCGTCCTGCCACTCCCTCTGGGCTGGAGGATGGCCTGTCCTCCTCGCAGTACCCCTGGGCCATTGTCTGGGGCCCCACGATATCGGTCGAGGACGGAGGGGATCCCAACTCGGCCAACCCGGCGCCGCTGGGCTACACCTTTGTCTCATCCAGCGGGATGGCGACGGCGCAACCCAATTCGCACTCACTGCTACAGAACGAAGGGCTTAACTTGCGCCAAACGCCGGCCACGCTCCGGCCCTTCCTCTTTGGGCCCCGAGGAGAAGGTAACCCACTTTCGTTTCCCTACCTTGCCAAAGTTGTTTTATTTTTCCTGGCAGGGCTCTAGGCACTTTTTAACAGCTTGAGTAACAAGCCAGAATCCGACAGGTGAAGCTTTTTCTGGTTACTGTCACTGGATGCTCCTGCAGGATTTCTGATGCTGAACTCCTGCCTGGAAAATACatattggcaaccttagcagaaGCATCTGGCTTTATCCTATCTCCTCCAGAGATGGCCAGGAGCTTCCagggcc includes:
- the PIANP gene encoding PILR alpha-associated neural protein; translated protein: METRTCTVMLPLVSCFRLLQMWPFLLLASAVPPHSAWSLRPRGLLATRLLCSHRSPSTPRSICLWGKTPPPERGSHAPSLRQRSTVPKGAERRGAARLRRQAQGSRPATPSGLEDGLSSSQYPWAIVWGPTISVEDGGDPNSANPAPLGYTFVSSSGMATAQPNSHSLLQNEGLNLRQTPATLRPFLFGPRGEGVDPQLYVTITISVIIVLVAVAIILKFCWDRNQKRRRHSSQQSGPPQQQGSQQPLTDLSPSAVSILGSYGDSQTPPPEMTETGQVLEGLDKLEGIGKTSAFQLNRIPLVNL